ACCATTTTTCTTTATGTGATCGTTTTGATTGAGTATTCGGAGTTATGTATAAGAAAAGCTGCCTTTATCGAGCACCCTCGATGAGACAGCTTTTATTCATTCCTTATTTCTTGACGAACGTTTGGAGCTCCACCGGAAAAATGCCGGCAATCAGTTCTTTCATTTCCTGTTCACTATTCTCCAACAGTATATGCACCGTTCCGGAATCTTCCGATGTCCGAATAAGGCGACCTGCACCTTGCCTTAAACGGAGAAGCATGAATGGCAGATCCACTTCTGCAAACGGGTTTTCAGCATGCTTCCTGCGTGCATCAAAGAGAGGATCGTGAGGAGGAAACGGCAGGTCGTAAATAATGACCCGGGTAAGGGCATCTTGCGGGATATCAAGACCTTCCCATAAATGATACGAACATAGTACGGAAATTTCCTTCTGCTGGAAGTCGCGGATAATGGATGATAATTCCCGTTCCCCTTCGAAAGCGATTCCGGTTCTTTGTTCTTCATTTAATTCTGCCTGAAATCTTTTCATCGATTGTTCCGATTTGAACAGCAACAATGTTTGCTGTCCATCCTTCAACAAGTCCATCACATATTCGGGCTTTTCCCCAATGTTGAGATCAGCTGCAATGACTTCCATCTTCTCTTCATAGTCGAAAGGAGACTCCACTGAAAATGAAAGGAAATCATCGATGCCAAGACTATCTAATATATACCTGAAATCCTGTCCGACTGAAAGCGTCGCGGATGAAAAGATAATTGGAATATTGGATGAAAACAGCTTTTCTTTTAATATATCTGTGACTAGTCGCGGCATGATGATGAGCGTCATCCCATTTTCATTCAGTTCTAACCAATCGACCGCATCATTTTCGGAGACGAATAATTCCATAGAGTAAATATATTGCTCCAAGTATTCCTCGACCATTTTCAAATCATACTCCGGAATGATATATAACTCACCTTCAAAGACGAACTCTTCGAGCAGTGCCGTTGAGATGGAGATCGCTTCCTTACCGGCCGAGTGAATTTCACCGGTTTTTCGGATCGCTTTCCGTTCATCCCCGTTCTCTTCCGTTGCGGACTGTAATAGACGGAAGAAATGTTCATGGACATCAATTAAACGTTCCATCAATTGGAGTGTCTCTTCCCGCACTCCGTCAACCATTACACGTTCCAACAGATTGAGTAACGTATGATTTTGAACCTCATACGTGAGTGCGCGTTGAGCGGAATATTCAAGTAGATGCCCTTCATCGAAAACAATCATCGATACATCAGGCAACAATGGCATTTGGCCTTGGCGCTTTCTCGATTCTTGTGTCCAAATATGCTCCATATAGAAGTCATGCGAACAAATGATCAAGTCCGCCGCTTCACGATAATGATTCCGGTGGATTGTCTGTCCGCAGCGATTTCGGACATCACAGGCTGCACATTGTTGGATAGGATGAAAATTCATTGTTTTCCATTGCTCGTCATTCAAATGAGGATATTCAGATCGCTCCCCATAAGGAAAAATCGATTGCAAAGAAACATTGCCGTTTACGAAGTCCGGCAATCCGCTATACACATTCTCCGCAAATTCTTCCGTCGATGCGTCTACTGCTTCATCCAATCTCTTCAGACATAAATACTGATCTCTTGCTTTTGCAAGACGGACGTCAATATCGATTTTCAACGCATCGCTTATTTTGCGGATGTCTCCCTCTTCTTTCACAAGCTGATCAATCAATGTTTCATCCGCACAGGAAATCAGAGCGGGTTTGCCCGTATATCGCGCATAGGCGATAGCCGGCAATAAATAGGCGATTGTTTTCCCCGTTCCGACACCGGCTTCTGCCAGAAGGACTTTTTTCTCTTTCAGCGCTTGTTCAATTTGAAATGCCATATAGATTTGTTCATCTCTGCATTCGAATCCCTTTTCGGTCAAATCATCATACAATGTATCGCCAATCCAGTCATTCAAGGATTCATAGAATGATTTTTCTTTTGTTAATGAAAATGGCATTTTTCTTTTCATTTGCGCTCCCCTTTCCTTTTCACACATGGAAACGGAAGAGGCATGACCTCTTCCGTTTTCTCTGCTTGCTTATTTTCGTTGGCCCCAGTATTGGTAAAAGTCTGTCCGGATGAATCCATTGAATAGCTTTCGTTTCTTCGTAGCTTTTTTTCCGTACATCGTTTCAAAGTTTTCCAATGAGGACAACATGTATACGGACCAAGAAGGATACCTATCCATTATATGACCGAGGATCTGGGCAAGTTCCTCAGCTTCCTCGATTTCACCTAATCGTTCTCCATAAGGAGGATTGCCGACAAGCACGCCATTCAACCCTTCAACGGTCAAATCCTTGACGTCACGCTGCTCAAAGCGGATTATGTCCATGAAGCCTGCTTCAACTGCATTTTGCTGTGCTACTTTGATCATTCGGGGATCTACGTCGAAACCTGTAATATCCAACGGCTGGTCATACTTCGCAATATCTTCCGCTTCTTCCCTGACACGGTCCCAAATTGCCTGATCCATCCACGGCCATTCCTCACTGCTGAAGTCACGGTTATATCCTGGTGCGATCTGCTGCCCGATCATTGCCGCTTCGATTGCAATCGTTCCAGATCCGCAAAACGGGTCAACGAACGGTCTGTCCGGATTCCAACGCGTCAATTTGACGAGGGCCGCCGCCATTGTCTCTTTAAGCGGAGCATCCCCCTGTCCGACACGATATCCGCGTTTATGCAAGCCGGCCCCGCTTGAGTCGATTGTCAATGTAACTTTATCTTTCAAAATGGATACTTCAAGTTTAAATAATGGACCTGTCTCGTCTAAAAAACCGACCCGATTATATGCAGTCTTCAAACGTTCAACAATAGCTTTTTTCACGATTGCCTGGCAGTCAGGTGTACTGTACAATGTCGATTTCACCGATTTTCCAGCGACAGGGAATTTTGCGTCTACAGGCAAATATTGTTCCCAAGGAAGGGATTTCGTCTGTTCAAAAAGGTCATCGAACGTCGTTGCAGTAAATTCACCGACGATGATGCGGACACGATCCGCGACACGAAGCCACATGTTTGTTTTGGCAATTGCTGTTTCATCGCCTTCGAAATAGATTTTGCCGTTCTCGGTTTGTGTGTGGAAGCCTAATTCCTTCACTTCATCTGCAACAATCGATTCAAGCCCCATGGCGGATGTAGCGACCAATTTATAGTTTGTCATGCATTTTCAACTCCAATTCCAATTCTAGTCTTATCTATATGTAGTCTGCCTACTATTGTCATTTACATCAATTTTTATCCCCAATAACAAAGAAATGCTCTCCAATCGAAAAGGAGAGCATTGATTGTTATGTTGAACCATCGTAAATTCGATAAGCCATGTTTTGTTCCCGTGTACTCAAACGGCTTGCGCCTCGTACTTAGGGTGGTAATCATCTATCTACAGACTCATCTAAAGAAGTGTCTGTCCCTTCATCCGTTAAATTCCTTCAGAAGAGCGCCCCTACCATAATTTGGGTTTCTCGCTCGTGGGGTTTACCGCGTTCCATCCTACCCGTTTCCGAGTCGGCTACGTCACTGTGGCACTTTTCAGGAGACCTCATCCATATGTGCAAGCACACTTAGGACTTATCCCCGCCGTCAATGCGCATTGCGCAAAGCCCCGGCTTATCTTTTCGCCGAGCACGAACACTACGGTCATCTCAGAACCGTGCGAGCATGGACTTTCCTCTACAACTGATGTTGCAGCGATTACCTGAATTCACACTATGGTTACAATAGTATACTGCAATTTTCGACAAATATCAACGTTTTTCTTCTACGCCAATCACTTGCTTATTCGTGATCGTACAATTTGCTGCCGAATACGTGCTTCTCCAAATTTGAAATCCGTTTCAACAGATCGAAGTTCGTTGTATTAGCATTCGTTGCCGCTGGACGTTTGACTGCTGAAGCAAGTTCATCCTTCAGCTTTTCATTTTCCATACGTAATTCCGAAATTGTCTTTTTAAAAGCTTCATAATCCTGAATCACTGTGTCCAGGAATAAATCCACATCTTCTTGATTATATCCACGTAAACCTGTTTTAAATTCTTTTTCAAGTATTGATTTAGAATCAAGTTTTATTTCCATAAAATGACGCCCTTCCATCAATGTTTACATGTCGCAAGTATAGCATATTTTGTACAACTTTGTCTTTCTATTTCCGGTTGAGAGCAGTATTTTGTCGGTTACTGCGCTTCCCCGGGAAATAGCTTTCTTTTCAATCTTATTTCCCTGTGCCTTAATCCATTTCCCATCCTCACTTTAAACCGTTCCGTGACGTCCTGATCTTCATTCAAAGTATGGATTGCTTCCTTCGTATAATAAAGAGCCTTTTCCAGCTCCTTCATTTTATGTTCGAACAGCTTCGCTAATTCCTCAAAGGCAATGACTTTTTCCCTTCCTGCCAATCCGGAGGCGGCAGTTGCAAAGGATTCAATGGCCTGTGAATAGAGTCCTTCCTTTTTTAAGAGGAATCCAATATGAAAATGCGCCTTTGGTTCATCCGCCCCGTATTCTGCAATGACATCCATAAGGATATCTTTGCTTCGACTAAACGATTTAAGATCGGTATACCATTTACCGATATTCGTTTTTGCATTCGCGGATGAGTCCGCGTCGCCATGCAATAGGAGGTCGGTTGAACGGATATATAAGGTGACGAGGGAAAGGATATCCCATTCATTATGAAGAAGGACTTTCATAAGCAATTCGGCTCGGCCATTTTTCACTGCATCCTGGTAGATGATCGGCGCCATATGGCCGGGAATATCGCCTTCCCGGAAGAAGCCGAGCTGTTCTTCCTCAACTGAGGTCAATTTGAACGTGTCCATTTCATTTTTCCAGATCCTTTTCGATCCATGGAGCAAATCAATTTCGGTATGCTTAAGCAACTGTGGCAACACATTTCTATTCATTGTCCATCTCGTCTGCACTTGGGGCATATCGAAGCTTTTTCCGTTATACATGACGATTGACATAGGCGTTTTCCAAAGGTTAGAAGCATATAGGAATGCAGCTTCATGATCGGGGCCCGGCAGCACATATTGCGTCAATGTGAACGCTTCGTCTGTATATTCGATAAAGCCCATAAGGAAGATGAGCGTTCCGGCGCCTTTCAAACCAGTCGTCTCCGTATCAAAAAATACGAGCGGCTGTGCAAAGTCAGGTGCCAGAGGATGTATCTCCTCTGCTTCACGCCATCTTTCCACGGTGTTCAATAAACCTGAGAGTTCGTATTTTCCATGCTGATGATGCAGATCATAAACGACAGTTTTCTTGTACACGATGCCGAATTCGTTTTCTTCTTTTGTCAATCCTGCCGCGAGCCACCTCTTCTCATAAGGAGGCGGCGGAGGCGTTACACGTTTCTGTGTTTGGGGCTTTTCGTCAGTTTTAGGAGCTTTCTTTTTAAGAAGCTTCTTCATTTCCATCATTTTTGCTTCATATGACATTTGTCTTTCCTCCAACGAGGGCTTGCAGAAGAGCGATGACGTCCTGTTTCACCCGGATTCCCTCTTCTTGTGCACCGATACAGACAGGGCAACCATTGTCGCAATGACATCCTCGCACATGGTCCGTCGCCTTTTTCAGTAATTCATCCCAACGGCCAAAGATCTTTTCGCTTAACCCGATGCCTCCCGGATAACTATCGTAAATGAAAATTGTCGGTTTTCCGGTGTGAATCGCCTTCACTTGTGGGACGACATGGATGTCGGACCGATCACAACGTACGAATAACGGAATGAAAGATTGGATCGCGTATGCGGCACCTGTCAGTGCGTCTGTCAATTCGGATTCTTTCCAACCGTCCGGAGTGTCGAATGCATACCAAGTGGATGATGTATGCAGCTCCTCGGCAGGCAGCGAAATCGGACCGGAACCGATATTGTCGTGTGTGTCGAAGCGTATCTTTTTAAATATAGTAGGTATCGCCAAAACAGCAATATCTCCGTACGCCACTTCCGCTTCTCCCAGTTGCTCGCTTTCATCTTCATTGATCACTTTTAGTTCCACAGCTAAATTAGCATCCGTATAATAATCGACATCGACTTCTGTCACGTATGCCTTC
The sequence above is drawn from the Sporosarcina luteola genome and encodes:
- a CDS encoding ribonuclease H-like domain-containing protein, which translates into the protein MSYEAKMMEMKKLLKKKAPKTDEKPQTQKRVTPPPPPYEKRWLAAGLTKEENEFGIVYKKTVVYDLHHQHGKYELSGLLNTVERWREAEEIHPLAPDFAQPLVFFDTETTGLKGAGTLIFLMGFIEYTDEAFTLTQYVLPGPDHEAAFLYASNLWKTPMSIVMYNGKSFDMPQVQTRWTMNRNVLPQLLKHTEIDLLHGSKRIWKNEMDTFKLTSVEEEQLGFFREGDIPGHMAPIIYQDAVKNGRAELLMKVLLHNEWDILSLVTLYIRSTDLLLHGDADSSANAKTNIGKWYTDLKSFSRSKDILMDVIAEYGADEPKAHFHIGFLLKKEGLYSQAIESFATAASGLAGREKVIAFEELAKLFEHKMKELEKALYYTKEAIHTLNEDQDVTERFKVRMGNGLRHREIRLKRKLFPGEAQ
- the gpsB gene encoding cell division regulator GpsB, encoding MEIKLDSKSILEKEFKTGLRGYNQEDVDLFLDTVIQDYEAFKKTISELRMENEKLKDELASAVKRPAATNANTTNFDLLKRISNLEKHVFGSKLYDHE
- a CDS encoding THUMP domain-containing class I SAM-dependent RNA methyltransferase → MTNYKLVATSAMGLESIVADEVKELGFHTQTENGKIYFEGDETAIAKTNMWLRVADRVRIIVGEFTATTFDDLFEQTKSLPWEQYLPVDAKFPVAGKSVKSTLYSTPDCQAIVKKAIVERLKTAYNRVGFLDETGPLFKLEVSILKDKVTLTIDSSGAGLHKRGYRVGQGDAPLKETMAAALVKLTRWNPDRPFVDPFCGSGTIAIEAAMIGQQIAPGYNRDFSSEEWPWMDQAIWDRVREEAEDIAKYDQPLDITGFDVDPRMIKVAQQNAVEAGFMDIIRFEQRDVKDLTVEGLNGVLVGNPPYGERLGEIEEAEELAQILGHIMDRYPSWSVYMLSSLENFETMYGKKATKKRKLFNGFIRTDFYQYWGQRK
- a CDS encoding ATP-dependent DNA helicase; translation: MKRKMPFSLTKEKSFYESLNDWIGDTLYDDLTEKGFECRDEQIYMAFQIEQALKEKKVLLAEAGVGTGKTIAYLLPAIAYARYTGKPALISCADETLIDQLVKEEGDIRKISDALKIDIDVRLAKARDQYLCLKRLDEAVDASTEEFAENVYSGLPDFVNGNVSLQSIFPYGERSEYPHLNDEQWKTMNFHPIQQCAACDVRNRCGQTIHRNHYREAADLIICSHDFYMEHIWTQESRKRQGQMPLLPDVSMIVFDEGHLLEYSAQRALTYEVQNHTLLNLLERVMVDGVREETLQLMERLIDVHEHFFRLLQSATEENGDERKAIRKTGEIHSAGKEAISISTALLEEFVFEGELYIIPEYDLKMVEEYLEQYIYSMELFVSENDAVDWLELNENGMTLIIMPRLVTDILKEKLFSSNIPIIFSSATLSVGQDFRYILDSLGIDDFLSFSVESPFDYEEKMEVIAADLNIGEKPEYVMDLLKDGQQTLLLFKSEQSMKRFQAELNEEQRTGIAFEGERELSSIIRDFQQKEISVLCSYHLWEGLDIPQDALTRVIIYDLPFPPHDPLFDARRKHAENPFAEVDLPFMLLRLRQGAGRLIRTSEDSGTVHILLENSEQEMKELIAGIFPVELQTFVKK